The sequence below is a genomic window from Thermodesulfobium sp. 4217-1.
AAAGAATAAGGTTTTTTCTATCTTGTATTAAGTCTTTAAAACAAAAAACTTTTTCATTCGAACCTTCATCTATTCCATTAAGACAAAAATCATCAATTTTATCTCCTATGTTGAGCACTGTTAGACCTCCTTTTATTCTAATTATAACCTATCTACAAACTATTTTTTAGTTCCAGAATCTGCTTCCTTTACAAAATCATAATTTTGTTGTAAAATTCTGACAATTTATTTTTTTTATGATATACCAATAACTTTTTTAATTTGCTTGAGACAAATCTATATTTTGGGAGGCGTAAAATGTCTGTTGAAGCGAAAAATGAAACTTTGAATATGATTAAAGAGAGCAAAATAATATTGCCAAATAAAGAGAAAGTCAAAGGGACTAATGCTGGTAGCATTCAGGACTTTAATAATTTATTAAAAAAATCTTGGGATGATCCTGAAAAATTTTGGGAGGATGTAGCGAATGAGCTTTCCTGGTTCCATCCGTGGTCAAAGACTATGGAAGGGGAGTTCCCAGACTTTAGATTTTTTTCTGGTGGAATTACAAATCCCGCATTCAATATGTTAGATAGGAACATTGAAAAAGGTTATGCAAATAAACTGGCGCTAATATGGGAAGGCGAAAATTATGAAACGAAGTTTTTTACCTACAGAATGCTTCTTTGCGAGGTTAATAAATTTTGTAATGTTTTAAAAAACTTTGGATTGAAGAAAGGTGATAGGGTATCAATTTATCTTCCAAATCTGGCTGAGACGGTCATAGCAGTCCTTGCCTGTTACAGAATGGGGGTATTGTTTAACACCGTGTTTTCAGGATTTTCTGCTAATGCCTTGAGAGAGAGGCTAAATCATTTTGAGCCCCATGTTTTTATAACTGCGGACGGAATTTACAGACGTGGCAGGGTTATAGGCCTAAAGGAGAAAGCTGATATTGCGATTGAAGGAATCAAGAGCATAAAGGCTTCTATAATTATCAAGAGAGCTGATAATCCTGTAAGCATGAAAGCTGGTAGGGATCATTGGTGGGATGAGCTAATGAAAAATCTGATGCTGAGTTTCAACCTGAATTTATTGAAGCAAATGAACCAGGTCTTGTTTTTTACACAAGCGGAACTACTGGCAAGCCAAAAGGTGTAGTTCATTCAGGAAATGCTTTTGTGATAAATAACTATATTTATGCAAAGTACCACTTAGACTTGCACCAGGATGATGTTTTTTGGTGTATGGCTGATATTGGTTGGTTGACAATGCATATATGGGGTATAGTTGGTGCTCTGTCAAATGGCATTACAACTATTTTTTATGAGGGCTCAATAGATTATCCTGAACAAGATAGAGTTTATCAAATTTTAGAAAAGTATAGGGTTAACAAATGGTGGACTTCTCCAACTGCTACCAGAATGTTGATGAAATTTGGAGAAGAAAAATTTCAAACCTACGATCTTAGCTCATTAGATGTAGTGGCTTTTGTGGGCGAACCTTTAAACCCTGAGGCCTGGAAATGGGTTTATGAGAAAATTGGCAAGGGGAAGATATATCTTAATAATACTTATGGTCAGACAGAAACTGCCGGCTGTCCTCTAGCTGGAGCTGCGTGGCTTACTCCAATGAAGGCTGGCTCTTGCGGTATTCAATTCTTAGGCGCGCACCTTGATATTGTGGATGATCTTGGCAACTCAGTGCCCCCAATGGTAGTGGGTAATCT
It includes:
- a CDS encoding AMP-binding protein, whose translation is MSVEAKNETLNMIKESKIILPNKEKVKGTNAGSIQDFNNLLKKSWDDPEKFWEDVANELSWFHPWSKTMEGEFPDFRFFSGGITNPAFNMLDRNIEKGYANKLALIWEGENYETKFFTYRMLLCEVNKFCNVLKNFGLKKGDRVSIYLPNLAETVIAVLACYRMGVLFNTVFSGFSANALRERLNHFEPHVFITADGIYRRGRVIGLKEKADIAIEGIKSIKASIIIKRADNPVSMKAGRDHWWDELMKNLMLSFNLNLLKQMNQVLFFTQAELLASQKV
- a CDS encoding acyl-CoA synthetase, which produces MEANEPGLVFYTSGTTGKPKGVVHSGNAFVINNYIYAKYHLDLHQDDVFWCMADIGWLTMHIWGIVGALSNGITTIFYEGSIDYPEQDRVYQILEKYRVNKWWTSPTATRMLMKFGEEKFQTYDLSSLDVVAFVGEPLNPEAWKWVYEKIGKGKIYLNNTYGQTETAGCPLAGAAWLTPMKAGSCGIQFLGAHLDIVDDLGNSVPPMVVGNL